A genomic window from Algoriphagus sp. Y33 includes:
- a CDS encoding helix-turn-helix domain-containing protein encodes MSEILENSHIGHKIRRIRELKGVKQESLAAELGISRQTVSKIEQSDTIDEEMLDRIARALDVPVERIKGFNEDAIINIISSTLYDNAGSINNNSTLNFNPIEKLVALFEENKNLYERMLETERSKIKLLEDQLKSLKK; translated from the coding sequence ATGTCTGAGATACTTGAAAACTCGCATATTGGGCATAAGATCCGCCGTATCCGTGAACTGAAAGGTGTGAAACAGGAGTCGCTTGCAGCAGAACTTGGTATCTCAAGGCAAACTGTTTCAAAGATTGAACAGAGTGATACAATAGATGAAGAAATGCTGGACAGGATAGCACGAGCTCTGGATGTTCCTGTTGAAAGGATAAAAGGATTCAATGAGGATGCGATAATCAATATTATATCCAGTACGCTTTATGATAATGCAGGGTCAATAAATAACAATAGTACCCTCAACTTCAACCCGATTGAAAAATTGGTAGCTCTGTTCGAAGAAAATAAAAACCTTTACGAGCGTATGCTTGAAACCGAGCGCAGCAAGATAAAATTGCTGGAAGATCAGTTGAAGTCTCTTAAAAAATAA
- the mobC gene encoding conjugal transfer protein MobC produces MQTGENEQALRKILDMTRLMGIVVLALHFYYYCYAAFAEWGLVSGFSDGILGNISGTGLYQNFHTSKLIALGMLAISLLGARGRKDDKLGYKTAFAYAITGLLLYFFSYFCLSLEAERKLVALAYMSVTSIGFLLVLSGGTLLSRIIKNNLGAGDIFNKDNETFPQEERHLENEYSINLPARYNLKGKLRKSWINIINPFRALMVLGTPGAGKSYFVIRHIITQHIRKGFSMFVYDFKFDDLSVIVYNTWIQNKHRYQVVPEFYVINFDDLTRSHRCNPLAPSSMTDITDAAESARTILMGLNREWIKRQGDFFVESPINFLTAIIWFLRKYKDGEYCTLPHVIELMQADYDSLFTILRLEKEIDVLINPFVNAYLNDVMEQLEGQIASAKISMARLSSPQLYYVLSGNDFTLDINNPDEPKLVCMGNNPQKIQIYGAVLSLYVNRLVKLVNQKGKLKSSLIFDEFPTIYLNGIDSLIATARSNKVATTLGIQDLSQLRKDYGREQADVIMGIVGNIVSGQVTGDTARLLSDRIGKIMQDRQSLSINSGDTSISKSRQLESAVPPSKISALSSGEFVGMVADNPDCKIDLKAFHCEIINDHEALKSEQDRYQSIPVIRKIDQSMVNRNYMQVRQDIQEILRSEYERMADDPELKYLILKKQK; encoded by the coding sequence ATGCAGACAGGAGAAAACGAACAGGCTTTAAGGAAGATCCTGGATATGACCAGGCTGATGGGGATAGTGGTATTGGCCTTACATTTCTATTATTATTGCTATGCCGCATTTGCGGAATGGGGATTGGTTTCCGGTTTTTCAGACGGAATATTGGGCAATATTTCAGGTACGGGGTTGTACCAAAATTTCCATACCTCCAAGTTGATCGCACTGGGTATGCTGGCCATTTCCCTGTTGGGTGCCAGGGGCAGGAAGGATGATAAACTGGGTTATAAGACAGCCTTTGCCTATGCCATTACAGGCTTGTTATTATACTTCTTTAGCTACTTCTGCCTGTCCTTAGAAGCGGAGAGGAAGCTGGTGGCATTGGCCTATATGTCGGTTACTTCCATTGGTTTTTTGTTAGTGCTTTCAGGCGGTACTTTACTTTCGCGCATCATCAAAAACAACCTTGGGGCAGGCGATATCTTCAATAAAGACAATGAAACATTCCCCCAGGAGGAACGGCACCTGGAGAATGAATATTCTATCAACCTTCCTGCCCGGTATAACCTGAAAGGGAAGCTTAGAAAGAGCTGGATCAATATTATTAATCCCTTCCGGGCACTGATGGTACTGGGCACACCAGGGGCGGGAAAAAGCTATTTCGTCATCCGGCATATTATCACACAGCACATCCGCAAGGGCTTTTCCATGTTTGTGTATGATTTCAAATTCGATGATTTGTCGGTCATCGTATACAATACCTGGATACAGAATAAGCACCGTTACCAAGTTGTACCGGAGTTCTATGTTATCAATTTTGACGACCTGACCAGGAGCCACCGGTGTAACCCTTTAGCGCCTTCGTCCATGACGGATATTACCGATGCGGCGGAATCAGCACGCACTATCCTGATGGGTTTGAACCGGGAATGGATAAAGCGGCAGGGGGATTTTTTTGTGGAATCGCCCATCAATTTCCTGACGGCGATTATCTGGTTTTTGCGTAAGTATAAAGATGGGGAGTACTGCACCCTACCCCATGTCATTGAGCTGATGCAGGCTGATTATGACAGCCTGTTTACGATTTTAAGGCTGGAAAAAGAGATTGATGTTTTGATCAATCCATTTGTCAATGCTTACCTCAATGATGTCATGGAGCAGTTGGAAGGGCAGATAGCTTCAGCCAAAATATCCATGGCCAGGCTGTCTTCCCCGCAGTTGTATTATGTGCTTTCCGGTAATGATTTCACACTGGATATTAATAATCCAGATGAACCCAAACTGGTATGTATGGGCAATAACCCACAAAAAATACAGATATACGGAGCGGTACTTTCACTCTATGTCAACCGTCTGGTAAAGCTGGTCAACCAGAAAGGAAAGCTGAAAAGCAGTTTGATTTTTGATGAATTCCCCACCATATACCTGAATGGTATAGACAGCCTGATTGCTACAGCCAGGAGCAATAAAGTAGCGACGACATTGGGTATCCAAGACCTGAGCCAGCTCAGAAAAGATTATGGAAGGGAGCAGGCGGATGTCATTATGGGTATAGTTGGTAACATCGTTTCAGGGCAGGTAACCGGGGATACGGCAAGGCTTCTATCCGACAGGATAGGTAAAATCATGCAGGACAGGCAAAGCCTGTCTATCAACAGCGGGGACACTTCCATAAGTAAATCCAGGCAGTTGGAATCCGCAGTACCCCCTTCTAAAATATCGGCATTGTCATCCGGTGAGTTTGTCGGAATGGTAGCGGATAATCCTGATTGTAAGATAGATCTGAAAGCGTTTCATTGTGAAATTATCAATGACCATGAGGCCCTGAAATCAGAACAGGACAGGTACCAATCCATACCCGTGATCAGGAAGATTGACCAGTCCATGGTTAATAGAAATTACATGCAGGTACGCCAGGATATACAGGAAATATTACGTTCTGAGTATGAACGTATGGCTGATGACCCTGAACTGAAATACCTGATATTGAAGAAACAAAAATAA